From a region of the Apibacter sp. B3706 genome:
- a CDS encoding cation diffusion facilitator family transporter encodes MNTPAKENYFFQKIVVIVGTALFIIKVIAWQLTHSIAILTDTLESIINVAAGLFSLYSLYLSSKPKDRDHPYGHGKIEFISAGIEGSLITVAGVLIIYESVLNVFNVHEIRKLDFGILLIAVTGLVNYIMGVAAIKKGKKNKSLALISGGEHLKSDTYSTLGLVLGLFVMYFFKIYWMDSVIALIFALIIIFTGVKIIRKSYAGIMDEADEELIVQLVETLNKNRNPNWIDIHNVRFIKYGSSLHLDCHLTLPWYFNVREAHKELDALKKIIIDNFGNSFEMFVHVDDCCESISCKICTKTNCPYRKYLFDKEVLWTKEIIEIDKRHKLDK; translated from the coding sequence ATGAATACCCCTGCAAAAGAAAATTATTTTTTTCAGAAAATTGTGGTTATTGTCGGAACAGCTTTATTTATTATTAAAGTTATTGCCTGGCAGCTTACCCATTCCATAGCAATTTTAACCGATACGTTGGAAAGTATTATTAATGTTGCTGCCGGATTATTTTCTTTATACAGCCTTTACCTATCTTCCAAACCCAAAGACAGAGACCATCCTTACGGACACGGTAAAATTGAATTTATTTCGGCCGGGATTGAAGGAAGTCTTATTACCGTAGCCGGTGTGCTAATTATTTATGAATCGGTACTTAATGTTTTCAACGTTCATGAAATACGCAAACTGGACTTTGGAATTCTTTTAATTGCCGTGACCGGACTGGTGAACTATATTATGGGAGTTGCCGCCATTAAAAAAGGTAAGAAAAATAAATCTTTGGCTTTAATTTCAGGAGGAGAGCATCTAAAATCAGATACGTATTCCACCTTAGGACTTGTACTGGGTCTTTTTGTCATGTATTTTTTTAAAATATATTGGATGGATAGCGTGATAGCCCTGATTTTTGCTTTGATTATTATTTTTACCGGGGTTAAAATTATTCGTAAATCCTATGCGGGAATTATGGATGAAGCCGATGAAGAATTGATCGTTCAATTAGTTGAAACTTTAAATAAGAACAGAAATCCAAATTGGATTGACATTCATAATGTACGGTTTATAAAATACGGAAGCAGCTTACATCTGGACTGTCATTTAACCTTGCCCTGGTATTTTAATGTGAGGGAAGCTCATAAAGAATTAGATGCGCTTAAAAAGATAATTATTGATAACTTTGGCAACAGTTTTGAAATGTTTGTTCACGTTGATGATTGCTGTGAATCTATTTCATGCAAAATTTGTACAAAAACCAATTGCCCTTATCGTAAATATCTTTTTGATAAGGAGGTTTTGTGGACAAAAGAAATTATTGAGATTGACAAACGCCATAAATTAGATAAATAA